One window of the Capnocytophaga haemolytica genome contains the following:
- a CDS encoding LTA synthase family protein, with product MHFLKHIRFSEYRTLIYRLFLVYLFYFLARASFVLFNADYLTVGGFSGFFRLAFYGLLFDTTAIIYVNMLFILLSIIPAIINTSKGYQRMLFWVYFLTNLPAYLLCFIDIAFFDYNKTRLTWGATAIVENEHNLTPILFGFLVKYWNVFVLMLILCIFWIFLYRLKRQRIVGIAARKPYFISSAITIVLLTPALIWGIRGFSFKTGVVPLTVMDANKYANDVSQVNVLLNTPFSLIRTIGKDKGFREYHFTDQKYITEHIKPIKQYDREVHKKPNIVLIILEGIGAEYVGVLNEHTGIAGYRGHTPFLDSLAQQGFYFTNIYANSSHSIEGIPAITAGIPTFESTFMNSGYAQRRLSSLANISRELGYQTLFAHGATNGSMNFDAFTHQIGYERYLGRTEFNDERYYNGSWGIDDEPFLQYFAKNIDQMHSPFLATVFLLSSHGPYTVPEPYKNRFNKGDIPMHNVVEYSDYSIGQFFKTIKKMPWYEHTIFAIISDHTTEDFYDYYKQPITHHREPLILFSPDKTLVPQGHSDVLGQQIDLFPTLVDLMGYHKPFRSWGRSLLSDSDEMPRAYIPNKTFYQLMQGNYIYLIDHAGELAGIYDKNDFALVHNLKDQPLNQEQRIGIADMRAFMQDFMDRIINDKMR from the coding sequence ATGCATTTTCTAAAACATATCCGCTTTTCCGAATACCGTACTTTAATTTATAGACTTTTCTTGGTCTATCTATTTTATTTCTTAGCACGCGCTTCCTTTGTGCTCTTCAATGCCGATTACCTCACTGTGGGAGGCTTCTCTGGCTTCTTCCGCTTGGCATTCTATGGGTTACTGTTTGATACTACGGCAATCATCTACGTCAATATGCTCTTTATCCTACTGAGCATCATTCCCGCAATTATCAACACAAGCAAGGGCTACCAGCGAATGCTCTTCTGGGTGTATTTCCTCACCAACCTCCCCGCTTACTTATTGTGTTTTATAGACATTGCCTTTTTTGACTATAATAAGACTCGCCTTACTTGGGGAGCTACTGCCATCGTTGAGAACGAACATAACCTTACCCCAATCCTCTTTGGCTTTTTAGTGAAATATTGGAACGTATTTGTGTTGATGCTCATCTTATGTATCTTCTGGATATTCCTCTACCGCCTGAAAAGGCAACGCATCGTGGGTATTGCAGCGCGCAAGCCTTATTTTATTTCCTCTGCCATTACAATCGTACTGCTCACTCCCGCACTGATATGGGGTATCCGTGGCTTTTCGTTCAAGACAGGGGTAGTACCTCTTACCGTAATGGATGCTAATAAATACGCTAACGACGTCTCACAAGTGAATGTGTTGCTCAATACGCCTTTTAGCCTCATACGCACCATAGGGAAGGACAAAGGTTTCCGCGAATACCACTTCACAGATCAAAAATATATCACTGAGCATATCAAGCCTATCAAGCAATACGATCGCGAGGTACACAAAAAGCCCAACATCGTGCTGATTATCTTAGAAGGTATCGGTGCTGAGTATGTGGGTGTGCTCAATGAACACACAGGCATTGCAGGCTATCGTGGACATACCCCTTTCTTGGACTCCTTAGCACAACAAGGCTTTTACTTCACGAACATTTACGCCAATAGCAGCCATTCCATTGAGGGTATTCCCGCCATCACAGCAGGCATTCCTACTTTTGAGAGTACGTTTATGAACTCAGGTTATGCGCAGCGCCGTCTATCTTCACTGGCAAATATAAGCCGTGAGTTGGGCTATCAAACCCTTTTTGCACACGGGGCTACCAACGGCTCAATGAATTTCGACGCTTTCACCCATCAGATTGGCTACGAACGTTATTTAGGGCGCACTGAGTTCAACGACGAACGTTACTACAACGGTAGCTGGGGCATTGACGACGAGCCTTTCTTGCAGTATTTTGCTAAGAATATCGACCAAATGCACTCACCCTTTCTCGCTACGGTCTTTCTGCTCTCTTCACACGGACCTTATACCGTGCCCGAACCCTATAAAAACCGCTTCAATAAAGGTGATATCCCTATGCACAATGTGGTGGAATACTCCGACTATTCCATCGGTCAATTCTTTAAGACCATCAAGAAAATGCCTTGGTACGAGCATACCATCTTCGCCATTATCTCCGATCACACCACTGAGGACTTTTACGACTATTACAAGCAGCCCATTACGCACCATCGCGAACCGCTGATACTCTTCTCACCTGACAAGACTCTTGTACCACAGGGGCATTCTGATGTACTGGGACAACAAATTGACCTCTTCCCTACACTCGTAGACCTGATGGGCTACCACAAACCTTTCCGCTCGTGGGGGCGCAGCTTGCTGAGTGATAGTGACGAGATGCCTCGTGCCTACATCCCTAACAAGACTTTTTACCAGCTGATGCAAGGTAACTACATCTACCTCATTGACCACGCTGGCGAACTCGCGGGTATCTATGACAAGAATGACTTCGCGCTGGTTCACAATCTCAAAGATCAACCCCTGAACCAAGAACAGCGCATAGGTATCGCCGATATGCGCGCCTTTATGCAAGACTTTATGGATCGCATCATCAACGATAAAATGAGGTAA
- a CDS encoding glycosyltransferase: protein MINIGFVHGRYPYGGGEKITSNIAPYLKELGYRTFVFSSKINEAAIEEKDHQHITFIHVDKTHFLSPAKVSLADKVNELDIKILVFIGKAFKAGREGIFKKTDCKCIFAHYGMTFWQLEDALERLQTKAHTNFFNLLWYGGVKIPLYHLQRRIKIEKYRYILNHYHAFSVLCEAYKEELTSALHLTDNHKIVAVPMGLLPLSKPYSLEKKKHLLYIGRMSYMDKRVDRLVEIWQHLYKDFPDWEMRLVGEGPELPHLRQMAADYGLERITFYGRQESTIPFYNEAAIFCLSSQIEGAGLVLIEAQQAGLVPIAFSCSAGVRELLAPNGVNGFVVPNDNIEAYVTQLCKLMTNPELRTQIQQNVLKNAENYAMEPVVAKWDAMFKQVLNN, encoded by the coding sequence ATGATCAACATAGGCTTTGTACACGGGCGTTACCCTTATGGAGGAGGAGAAAAAATCACTTCAAATATAGCACCTTATCTAAAGGAATTGGGCTATAGAACTTTTGTTTTCTCTTCTAAGATCAATGAAGCAGCCATTGAAGAAAAAGACCATCAACACATCACTTTTATTCACGTTGATAAAACCCACTTCCTCTCTCCAGCCAAAGTATCATTGGCAGATAAAGTCAATGAATTGGACATAAAAATACTCGTTTTTATTGGCAAAGCTTTCAAGGCAGGGCGCGAAGGCATTTTTAAGAAAACAGACTGTAAGTGTATCTTCGCCCATTACGGAATGACCTTCTGGCAGCTTGAAGATGCCCTTGAGCGTTTACAGACAAAAGCACATACAAACTTCTTCAATCTCTTGTGGTATGGTGGGGTAAAAATACCACTTTACCACCTCCAACGGCGTATTAAGATTGAAAAATACCGCTATATATTAAACCACTACCACGCTTTTTCAGTGCTTTGCGAAGCTTATAAAGAAGAACTTACCTCTGCTTTACATCTTACCGATAATCACAAGATAGTAGCTGTACCTATGGGGCTGCTTCCTCTCTCTAAGCCTTACAGTTTGGAAAAGAAAAAGCACCTGCTCTATATCGGGCGAATGTCATATATGGACAAGCGCGTAGACCGTTTAGTAGAGATATGGCAACATCTATATAAGGACTTCCCTGATTGGGAAATGCGCTTAGTAGGCGAAGGACCAGAGCTACCTCACCTAAGGCAAATGGCAGCTGATTATGGCTTAGAGCGCATTACCTTCTACGGGCGACAAGAAAGCACCATTCCTTTCTACAACGAGGCTGCCATCTTCTGCCTCTCCTCACAGATCGAGGGGGCAGGTTTGGTGCTTATCGAAGCTCAACAAGCTGGCTTAGTACCTATTGCCTTTAGCTGCTCAGCGGGAGTAAGAGAGCTCTTAGCACCTAATGGAGTCAATGGCTTTGTAGTACCTAACGACAATATTGAGGCTTATGTAACGCAGCTCTGCAAGCTGATGACCAACCCTGAACTGCGCACACAAATACAGCAAAACGTACTTAAAAACGCTGAAAACTACGCAATGGAGCCCGTTGTAGCCAAATGGGACGCTATGTTCAAGCAAGTATTAAATAACTAA
- a CDS encoding glycosyltransferase family 4 protein, protein MSIRKKILIDVERLRYPHTGLANVCENLMKGISAEIDLDVDIYYFGPKRALSNLPDSVVVEYKKWHKFYECFSRSYDIIHSTHQLTHYFRKTYKHTKKILTLHDLNFLYEEGDYTKALNIVNRNLQNTDYLVCISNFVRNDILKNKELLNLNNVKEIVVIHNGIQFPDKQEYSLEKYPFLKDKKYILNIGVIAYKKNQKALVQMLPFIEEDLVIVSSSQKDSYYNDMWTIAKDLGVADRVHILSHISEEDKKALIANSQAMCHPSLAEGFGIPPIEAMTFGKPVFLSRYTSLPEIGGEVAFYFDSFTPEVMAKTFKDGMQTYLSNKQNYSNQLQQWASQFDYRVMTRNYLQLYQRI, encoded by the coding sequence ATGAGCATAAGGAAAAAGATACTTATTGACGTTGAACGTCTTCGCTATCCACATACAGGCCTTGCTAATGTTTGTGAGAACCTGATGAAGGGTATATCAGCAGAGATAGACCTTGATGTTGATATATATTATTTTGGACCCAAGCGTGCATTGTCGAACTTACCAGATTCCGTTGTGGTAGAATATAAAAAATGGCACAAATTTTACGAATGTTTTAGTAGATCATACGATATTATACATTCTACACATCAGTTGACTCATTACTTCCGTAAAACCTATAAGCATACTAAAAAAATTCTTACTTTGCATGATTTGAATTTTTTATATGAGGAAGGCGACTATACAAAAGCCTTGAACATTGTAAATAGAAATCTGCAGAATACAGATTACTTGGTCTGTATTTCTAATTTTGTAAGGAATGATATCTTAAAAAATAAAGAACTGTTAAACCTAAATAATGTTAAGGAAATTGTAGTAATACACAATGGAATCCAATTTCCTGACAAACAAGAATACAGTTTAGAAAAATACCCTTTTTTGAAAGATAAAAAATACATCCTCAACATAGGTGTTATTGCTTACAAGAAGAACCAAAAAGCATTAGTGCAAATGTTGCCTTTTATAGAAGAAGATTTAGTGATTGTCTCATCAAGCCAAAAAGATTCTTACTACAATGATATGTGGACTATTGCTAAAGATTTAGGAGTTGCGGATAGAGTACATATATTGAGTCATATCTCAGAGGAGGATAAAAAAGCATTAATAGCCAATTCTCAGGCTATGTGTCATCCTTCTTTAGCAGAAGGCTTTGGTATCCCCCCTATTGAGGCAATGACCTTTGGTAAGCCTGTATTCTTGAGTAGATACACAAGTTTACCTGAAATAGGAGGAGAGGTAGCTTTCTACTTCGATAGTTTTACACCAGAGGTAATGGCTAAAACTTTTAAAGATGGTATGCAGACATACCTTTCAAACAAACAGAACTACAGCAACCAATTGCAACAATGGGCTTCACAGTTCGACTATCGCGTGATGACACGCAATTATTTACAACTATATCAACGAATATAA
- a CDS encoding O-antigen ligase family protein: protein MKSVIKYGVNYLPVVCFLIFLIANVVYIHRWRDLWIILPLSLSIEFIYNKRWQSFKWEAKHWYLCIVLLYFSLFYLHLPFEKLYYRSWVKILERNNAYLLLLVFCGFLGFGKEHKLSYYLNTLIVVAVLSVLYIVCYKIGLGNFIAAEDKTWVFANERIASVNHHMKYNMYLNLALIGIWYLVSRGYQRMRWWLISYYVLCFAILFYILSITEGRNGFLMCLITLIFIVVIETWKRNKWLSVVCLVGVLIVAGLLFAHNKRLDNNHLKEEPRLFLFKVAKEMIKEKPLLGWGANEGQYFFTQHRMAHPECEYYNGHFLDSQVYPYTDSHSQYLQTLIVYGTVGLAVLLATFTMPFFITRKKQLAFLIIALVATQSATQMLMIDESIPIFIYGIWFLLFFTDDILLPKGDKATS from the coding sequence ATGAAATCAGTTATTAAATACGGAGTTAATTACTTACCAGTAGTATGCTTTTTAATCTTTTTAATTGCAAATGTGGTATATATACATCGCTGGCGTGATCTGTGGATCATCTTACCTCTATCACTGAGCATAGAATTTATATACAACAAACGGTGGCAAAGTTTTAAATGGGAAGCAAAGCATTGGTATCTATGCATAGTATTGCTATATTTTAGTTTATTCTATCTACACTTACCTTTTGAGAAACTCTATTATCGCAGTTGGGTAAAGATTTTAGAACGAAATAATGCCTATCTACTACTGTTAGTTTTCTGTGGTTTTTTGGGGTTTGGTAAAGAACACAAACTGAGTTACTACCTCAATACACTAATAGTAGTAGCAGTGCTTTCGGTGTTGTATATTGTATGTTACAAAATTGGTTTAGGAAACTTCATTGCAGCAGAGGACAAGACTTGGGTTTTTGCTAATGAACGGATTGCTTCTGTAAATCACCATATGAAGTACAATATGTACTTAAACTTAGCTCTTATTGGAATATGGTATCTCGTATCGCGGGGTTATCAGCGGATGCGATGGTGGCTTATTAGCTATTATGTGTTATGCTTTGCAATATTGTTTTATATTTTATCCATCACAGAAGGGCGCAATGGCTTTTTGATGTGTTTGATTACACTGATCTTTATAGTAGTTATAGAGACTTGGAAGCGCAACAAATGGTTATCGGTAGTGTGTTTAGTAGGGGTACTTATCGTAGCTGGGTTGCTATTTGCGCATAATAAACGGCTTGATAACAATCACCTAAAGGAGGAGCCTCGTCTGTTTCTTTTTAAAGTAGCTAAGGAGATGATTAAAGAAAAGCCCCTATTAGGTTGGGGGGCTAATGAAGGCCAGTATTTTTTCACACAGCATAGGATGGCGCACCCTGAATGTGAATATTATAACGGTCATTTTTTAGATAGTCAGGTTTATCCTTATACTGATTCGCACAGCCAGTATTTACAAACACTCATTGTGTATGGTACGGTTGGTTTAGCTGTACTCTTAGCAACATTCACAATGCCCTTCTTTATCACTCGTAAAAAACAACTTGCCTTTCTTATTATAGCCTTAGTAGCAACCCAATCGGCTACTCAGATGCTAATGATTGATGAGTCAATCCCTATATTCATCTATGGAATATGGTTTCTATTGTTCTTTACTGACGATATTCTCCTTCCAAAAGGCGATAAAGCCACGAGCTAA
- a CDS encoding glycosyltransferase family 4 protein yields MKTEEKKEIIITIERFRKAGGTESYMFDLIRSFAQRGIKVHVYADKFDTSLDTYPLIIPHTINLKYIPKPLRIFFFYRFFNKQRLQGVPVITFNYTDNADILICGGNRLGYLNANNNSLDTRQVGCFDKWQINRERAAFKSVRTIVAHSELMKEELIKYYGIAAEKVTILYPPIDTSRFEVLGEEARRTIRARYGWKEEKTVFLFPSIGHKRKGFEVLASFFANTDLPVKLAVAGTPIEQSMRNVESLGFCDNMPELYNAVDYTAMASEYEPFGLVGIESVLCGTPIVFSKNMACREVFNDKAGIFFDRNSPKALRAAIEEAVVRKEKGGARLTKPKECLKYDPTIERHIESLLKYLEKIEVKKIQYEISY; encoded by the coding sequence ATGAAAACAGAGGAGAAGAAAGAGATCATCATCACCATTGAGCGTTTTAGAAAAGCAGGCGGAACGGAAAGCTATATGTTTGACCTTATTCGTAGTTTCGCTCAACGTGGAATAAAGGTACACGTATATGCCGATAAGTTTGATACTTCACTTGATACCTATCCGCTGATTATACCTCATACAATCAACTTAAAATACATACCCAAGCCTTTACGAATATTTTTCTTTTACCGCTTTTTCAATAAACAGCGTCTGCAAGGGGTTCCTGTTATTACATTTAACTACACAGATAACGCAGATATACTGATATGTGGCGGCAATCGTTTGGGATACCTCAACGCTAATAACAATAGTTTAGATACAAGACAGGTAGGGTGTTTTGATAAATGGCAGATCAATCGTGAACGCGCTGCTTTTAAGTCAGTACGCACGATTGTAGCACATTCTGAGTTAATGAAAGAAGAGCTTATTAAATACTATGGAATAGCTGCTGAGAAAGTAACTATACTCTATCCTCCTATTGATACTTCTCGATTTGAAGTACTCGGCGAAGAGGCTCGCAGGACAATCAGAGCACGCTATGGCTGGAAGGAGGAGAAAACAGTATTTTTGTTCCCCTCAATAGGGCATAAGCGCAAAGGCTTTGAGGTGTTGGCTTCATTCTTTGCTAATACAGACCTACCTGTGAAGTTAGCCGTTGCAGGCACTCCTATAGAACAGTCAATGCGAAATGTAGAGAGTTTGGGGTTTTGCGATAATATGCCCGAACTCTACAATGCTGTAGATTACACAGCAATGGCTTCAGAATATGAACCTTTTGGGCTGGTAGGGATAGAATCGGTATTATGTGGCACTCCTATAGTGTTTTCAAAGAATATGGCTTGTAGAGAAGTGTTTAATGATAAGGCAGGCATTTTCTTTGATAGAAATAGCCCTAAAGCATTGAGAGCTGCCATAGAAGAGGCAGTGGTGCGTAAAGAAAAAGGGGGAGCACGCCTTACTAAACCCAAAGAATGCCTAAAATACGACCCAACAATTGAAAGGCATATTGAATCATTATTAAAATACTTAGAGAAAATAGAAGTTAAAAAAATACAATATGAAATCAGTTATTAA
- a CDS encoding glycosyltransferase family 2 protein encodes MILLEPKISVVINTYNAEKHLQTVLETVKDFDEVVVCDMQSTDRTIAIAEQYGCKIVYHERLSYVEPARNYAIQSAANEWVLLIDADEMVPTTLKDELLRRLQTEEFDALAVPRKNYFMGRFMRSTFPDYNIRFFKKSKVNWLPAIHSTPTIDGKLLYLKKDKRFALEHLANDSFTDVLRKIQLYTDAELLRRKPKRVSLFKFVCAPMIAFCKTYFIKGGFLDGKEGYLYAKIDAYYKFFMLAKLNEAYHQAHQNV; translated from the coding sequence ATGATCCTGTTGGAACCAAAAATATCAGTAGTCATCAACACTTACAATGCGGAAAAGCATCTACAAACCGTCTTAGAAACTGTTAAGGACTTTGACGAGGTAGTGGTGTGCGATATGCAAAGTACTGACCGCACAATTGCTATTGCTGAGCAATACGGCTGTAAAATTGTTTATCACGAGAGATTGTCGTATGTGGAGCCTGCTAGAAATTATGCAATACAGTCGGCTGCTAATGAGTGGGTGTTGCTTATTGACGCTGACGAGATGGTGCCTACAACGCTTAAAGATGAACTATTGCGAAGGTTGCAAACTGAAGAATTTGATGCCTTAGCAGTGCCACGCAAGAATTACTTTATGGGGCGGTTTATGCGCAGTACTTTTCCTGATTATAACATTCGCTTCTTTAAGAAAAGTAAGGTGAACTGGTTGCCTGCAATACACTCTACCCCTACGATTGATGGTAAGCTGCTGTATTTGAAGAAAGACAAACGCTTTGCCTTAGAGCACTTGGCTAATGACAGTTTTACGGATGTATTGCGCAAGATACAACTCTACACTGATGCGGAACTATTGCGTCGCAAGCCTAAGCGTGTATCATTATTCAAATTTGTATGTGCTCCTATGATTGCTTTTTGCAAAACTTATTTTATAAAAGGAGGCTTTTTAGATGGTAAAGAAGGCTACTTATATGCAAAGATTGATGCCTATTATAAGTTTTTTATGCTGGCAAAACTCAATGAAGCATATCACCAAGCACATCAAAATGTATGA